Proteins encoded within one genomic window of Pigmentiphaga sp. H8:
- a CDS encoding response regulator transcription factor yields MSNTPQSSTVFIVDDDEAVRDSLRWLLEANGYRVRAYESSERFLAEYDPEVIGVLIADVRMPGMTGLELQEQLLARKSTLPIVFITGHGDVPMAVSTMKKGAVDFLEKPFNEADLRQIIANMLEQAHSRAADEATRRGHEALLARLTVREQQVLERIVAGRLNKQIADDLGISIKTVEAHRANIMEKLQVTTVADLMKVALHHRPQG; encoded by the coding sequence ATGAGCAATACGCCCCAATCCAGCACGGTCTTCATAGTCGACGACGACGAAGCCGTGCGAGATTCTCTCCGATGGCTGCTCGAAGCCAACGGTTACCGGGTACGGGCCTACGAGAGTTCGGAACGTTTCCTGGCCGAGTACGACCCCGAGGTGATCGGCGTGCTGATCGCCGACGTGCGGATGCCGGGCATGACCGGGCTCGAGCTCCAGGAACAACTGCTCGCCCGCAAATCCACCCTGCCCATCGTCTTCATCACCGGCCATGGCGACGTGCCCATGGCGGTCTCCACCATGAAGAAAGGCGCGGTGGATTTCCTGGAAAAACCCTTCAACGAAGCGGACCTGCGCCAGATCATCGCCAACATGCTGGAACAGGCCCATTCGCGCGCGGCCGACGAAGCCACCCGGCGCGGCCACGAGGCCCTGCTGGCCCGGCTGACCGTGCGCGAGCAACAGGTGCTGGAACGCATCGTGGCCGGGCGCCTGAACAAGCAGATCGCCGACGACCTGGGCATCAGCATCAAGACCGTCGAGGCGCATCGCGCCAACATCATGGAAAAGCTGCAGGTCACGACCGTGGCGGATCTCATGAAGGTCGCCCTGCACCATCGGCCGCAGGGGTAA
- the ilvD gene encoding dihydroxy-acid dehydratase — protein MPQYRSHTSTHGRNMAGARALWRATGMKDGDFGKPIVAVVNSFTQFVPGHVHLKDLGQMVAREIEAAGGVAKEFNTIAVDDGIAMGHGGMLYSLPSRELIADSVEYMVNAHCADAMVCISNCDKITPGMLMAAMRLNIPAVFVSGGPMEAGKVIEAYHPAQDVNGQKIIKVDLIDAMIKAGDPSVSDEDVENYERSACPTCGSCSGMFTANSMNCLTEALGLSLPGNGTLVATHADRKDLFLRAGRVAVELCRRYYEQEDASVLPRNVATKAAFTNAMALDVSMGGSTNTVLHLLAAAQEGGVDFTMSDIDRISRHVPCLCKVAPATQQYHIEDVHRAGGIMSILAELDRAGLLDTSVSTVHSKTLGEAIAAHDVKTNADESVHAFFRAAPGGVPTQTAFSQDKRFDKLDLDRAAGCIRDKAHAYSQDGGLAVLYGNVAEKGCIVKTAGVDESILKFTGKARIFESQEDAVDGILGDTVHAGDVVIIRYEGPKGGPGMQEMLYPTSYIKSKGLGKACALLTDGRFSGGSSGLVIGHASPEAAEGGAIGLVEEGDIIEIDIPNRGINLRVDAAELARRREAMEARGDKAWQPVDRQRVVSQALQAYGLMATSADRGAVRDISQLKTPRTR, from the coding sequence ATGCCGCAATACCGTTCCCATACCTCCACCCATGGTCGCAACATGGCCGGGGCACGTGCGCTCTGGCGCGCGACCGGCATGAAGGACGGCGATTTCGGCAAGCCCATCGTCGCGGTCGTCAATTCGTTCACCCAGTTCGTGCCCGGCCACGTGCACCTGAAGGACCTGGGCCAGATGGTCGCCCGCGAAATCGAGGCCGCCGGTGGCGTCGCCAAGGAATTCAACACCATCGCCGTGGACGACGGCATCGCCATGGGGCACGGCGGCATGCTGTATTCGCTGCCCTCGCGCGAACTGATCGCCGATTCGGTCGAATACATGGTGAACGCCCATTGCGCCGACGCCATGGTCTGCATCTCCAACTGCGACAAGATCACCCCGGGGATGCTGATGGCCGCCATGCGGCTCAACATCCCGGCCGTGTTCGTGTCGGGCGGCCCGATGGAAGCGGGCAAGGTCATCGAGGCCTATCACCCCGCCCAGGACGTGAACGGCCAGAAGATCATCAAGGTGGACCTGATCGACGCCATGATCAAGGCCGGCGACCCCAGCGTGTCGGACGAGGACGTCGAGAACTACGAGCGTTCGGCCTGTCCCACGTGCGGCTCGTGCTCGGGCATGTTCACCGCCAACTCCATGAACTGCCTGACCGAGGCCCTGGGCCTGTCGCTGCCGGGCAACGGCACGCTGGTGGCCACCCACGCCGACCGCAAGGATCTGTTCCTGCGCGCCGGCCGCGTGGCGGTCGAGCTGTGCCGCCGCTACTACGAACAGGAAGACGCCTCGGTCCTGCCGCGCAACGTCGCCACCAAGGCGGCGTTCACCAACGCGATGGCGCTGGACGTGTCCATGGGCGGCTCCACCAACACCGTGCTGCACCTGCTGGCCGCGGCGCAGGAGGGCGGCGTGGACTTCACGATGAGCGACATCGATCGCATCTCGCGCCACGTGCCCTGCCTGTGCAAGGTCGCGCCCGCCACGCAGCAGTACCACATCGAGGACGTGCACCGCGCGGGCGGCATCATGTCCATCCTGGCCGAACTCGACCGTGCGGGCCTGCTGGATACCTCGGTGTCCACCGTGCATAGCAAGACCCTGGGCGAGGCCATCGCCGCGCACGACGTCAAGACGAACGCCGACGAATCCGTCCACGCCTTCTTCCGCGCCGCGCCCGGCGGCGTGCCCACGCAGACGGCCTTCAGCCAGGACAAGCGCTTCGACAAGCTGGACCTGGACCGCGCAGCCGGCTGCATCCGCGACAAGGCCCATGCCTATTCGCAGGACGGCGGCCTGGCCGTGCTGTACGGCAACGTGGCCGAGAAGGGCTGCATCGTCAAGACCGCGGGCGTCGATGAAAGCATCCTGAAGTTCACCGGCAAGGCGCGCATCTTCGAAAGCCAGGAAGATGCCGTGGACGGCATCCTGGGCGACACGGTGCATGCCGGCGACGTGGTCATCATCCGTTACGAAGGACCCAAGGGCGGTCCGGGCATGCAGGAAATGCTCTATCCGACCTCGTACATCAAGTCCAAGGGTCTGGGCAAGGCTTGCGCGCTGTTGACCGACGGCCGCTTCTCGGGCGGATCCTCGGGCCTCGTGATCGGCCATGCCTCGCCCGAGGCGGCCGAGGGCGGTGCCATCGGACTCGTGGAAGAAGGCGACATCATCGAGATCGACATCCCCAACCGCGGCATCAACCTGCGCGTGGATGCCGCCGAGCTGGCCAGGCGCCGCGAAGCGATGGAGGCGCGCGGCGACAAGGCCTGGCAGCCGGTCGACCGCCAGCGTGTCGTGTCGCAGGCCTTGCAGGCCTACGGCCTGATGGCCACCTCGGCTGATCGTGGCGCCGTGCGCGACATCTCGCAGCTGAAAACCCCCCGTACGCGCTGA
- a CDS encoding ChaN family lipoprotein — translation MRAGAWTPMRRGPGATSGLPLAAAAALLLAGCSWLPGSRDAAVASLAAELPRHEVVLLGEVHDNAQGHRLRLQALTRAVRAGWRPAIAMEQFDRERQADLDRALRTCTTADCVIQAAAPAKTGWDWAHYRPVLDLALREKLPVVAANLSRADAGTVMKQGPGALFDTHEVRRLGLLSPPPDLLAAQRKEVAEAHCGALPPSMLGGMAMAQLARDAVMAGAIAGAARVPGASARRPVVLLAGNGHIRRDIGVPRWLEPGTILSVGYTERPAAPGAYDRDIVIPPAPREDPCKAFQVPGR, via the coding sequence ATGAGGGCCGGCGCCTGGACGCCGATGCGGCGCGGCCCTGGCGCCACGTCCGGCCTGCCGCTGGCCGCCGCCGCGGCCCTGCTGCTGGCCGGCTGCTCGTGGCTGCCCGGCAGCCGCGACGCCGCCGTCGCCTCGCTGGCGGCCGAGCTGCCGCGCCACGAGGTCGTGCTGCTGGGCGAGGTCCATGACAACGCCCAGGGCCATCGCCTGCGCCTGCAGGCGCTGACGCGCGCGGTGCGCGCGGGCTGGCGGCCGGCCATCGCGATGGAGCAGTTCGACCGCGAACGGCAGGCCGACCTGGACCGGGCCCTGCGCACCTGTACGACCGCCGACTGCGTGATCCAGGCCGCGGCTCCGGCCAAGACGGGCTGGGATTGGGCCCACTACCGCCCCGTGCTGGACCTGGCGCTGCGCGAGAAGCTGCCCGTGGTCGCCGCCAACCTGTCGCGCGCCGATGCCGGCACCGTCATGAAGCAAGGTCCCGGTGCCTTGTTCGATACCCATGAAGTGCGCCGGCTCGGCCTGCTCTCGCCCCCGCCCGACCTGCTGGCGGCGCAGCGCAAGGAAGTGGCCGAGGCCCATTGCGGCGCCCTGCCCCCGTCCATGCTGGGCGGCATGGCCATGGCCCAGCTCGCGCGCGATGCCGTGATGGCCGGCGCGATCGCCGGTGCCGCGCGCGTGCCCGGGGCTTCCGCCCGGCGGCCTGTCGTCCTGCTGGCCGGCAACGGCCATATCCGCCGCGACATCGGCGTGCCGCGCTGGCTCGAGCCCGGCACCATCCTGTCGGTGGGCTATACCGAGCGGCCCGCCGCGCCCGGCGCCTACGACCGCGACATTGTGATCCCGCCTGCACCGCGCGAAGACCCTTGCAAGGCGTTCCAGGTACCCGGCCGCTAG
- a CDS encoding addiction module antidote protein gives MPLPEAACENFAVEYLKAALEKMEDSRHRAVGLLALRDVAEAYGGLAAVARSAGITREALYRALSPNGNPTLNTLIAVLDAVGMRLSASPARALSR, from the coding sequence ATGCCGTTGCCGGAGGCAGCATGCGAAAACTTCGCCGTCGAGTATCTGAAAGCGGCGTTGGAAAAAATGGAGGACTCCCGGCACCGGGCTGTGGGCTTGCTGGCATTGCGCGATGTGGCCGAGGCCTATGGTGGCCTGGCGGCCGTCGCACGGTCGGCGGGCATCACGCGCGAGGCTCTCTACAGGGCCTTGTCGCCCAACGGCAATCCCACGTTGAACACCCTCATAGCTGTTCTGGATGCGGTGGGGATGCGTCTTTCGGCGTCGCCTGCGCGGGCCTTGTCCAGATAG
- the folD gene encoding bifunctional methylenetetrahydrofolate dehydrogenase/methenyltetrahydrofolate cyclohydrolase FolD, with protein MPARLINGNELSKQIRSDIAQRAAELTRQGTRPGLAVILVGEDPASHVYVRNKVKACHDAGFHSVLEKYEATMTEAELLARIDLLNHDPAIHGILVQMPLPGHIDPHKVIEAISPRKDVDGYSVLSAGELMTGLDGFRPCTPYGCMKLIESTGYDLRGKHAVVIGRSNTVGKPMALLLLQANATVTVCHSGTPDLAYHTRQADVVVAAVGRRNTLTGDMVKPGAVVIDVGINRDDEGKLCGDVDVASVSEVAGWITPVPGGVGPMTITMLLANTLESAQRA; from the coding sequence ATGCCCGCACGCCTCATCAACGGCAACGAACTCTCCAAGCAGATCCGCTCCGACATCGCCCAGCGCGCCGCCGAACTCACGCGCCAGGGCACGCGTCCCGGCCTGGCGGTGATCCTGGTGGGCGAGGATCCGGCCTCGCACGTGTACGTGCGCAACAAGGTCAAGGCGTGCCACGACGCTGGCTTCCATTCGGTGCTGGAAAAATACGAGGCCACGATGACCGAGGCCGAGCTGCTGGCCCGCATCGACCTGCTCAACCATGACCCCGCCATCCACGGCATCCTGGTGCAGATGCCCCTGCCCGGGCACATCGACCCGCACAAGGTGATCGAGGCCATCTCCCCCCGCAAGGACGTGGACGGCTACTCGGTGCTCAGCGCCGGCGAACTAATGACCGGACTGGACGGTTTCCGTCCGTGCACCCCCTACGGCTGCATGAAGCTGATCGAAAGCACCGGCTACGACCTGCGCGGCAAGCATGCCGTGGTGATCGGCCGCAGCAATACCGTGGGCAAGCCGATGGCGCTGCTGCTGTTGCAGGCCAACGCCACGGTCACGGTGTGCCACAGCGGCACGCCCGACCTTGCCTACCACACCCGCCAGGCCGACGTGGTGGTGGCCGCCGTGGGCCGCCGCAACACGCTGACCGGCGACATGGTCAAGCCCGGCGCGGTGGTGATCGACGTGGGCATCAACCGCGACGACGAAGGCAAACTGTGCGGCGACGTGGACGTCGCCAGCGTCTCGGAAGTGGCCGGCTGGATCACGCCGGTGCCGGGCGGCGTCGGTCCCATGACCATCACCATGCTGCTGGCCAACACGCTGGAATCCGCCCAGAGGGCATGA
- a CDS encoding M3 family metallopeptidase encodes MAQASDLPSSSPLAGNPLMDLSGLAPFDAIRPEHITPAITALMERAQQAVDKLEADQAADAPATWQSVVETLDEGTEGLSRAWSVVGHLNSVADTPELRAAYGENLPRVTEFWAGLGQNQALYERYKKLAAGKEFQHQTPARKKLIENELRGFRLGGAELPEAAKPRFAEIQEQQATQSKAFSDHVLDATNTYALIVRDEAELAGLPDDVKEAAREAARKAPAKEGEARDDTPAWKFTLHFPSYFPVLQYADNRALRETMYKAHVTRASELGPEYGQGQAEWDNTAIMLDLLRLRREEAGLLGYANYGEVSLVPKMADTPEQVQKFLAELAERAHPYAERDLRELREFAAAELGLGELEPWDIAYASEKLRQARYAFSENEVKQYFPEPKVLAGLFKVIETLFSVRIRPDSAPAWHPDVRFFRVESAAGTLLAQFYLDLYARDGKRGGAWMDDARTRYRRPGGQLQTPVAYLVCNFTPPSGGKPSLFTHDEVITLFHECGHGLHHMLTQMEDLGVSGINGVEWDAVELPSQFMENFCWEWAVLEQMTAHAETGAPLPRTLYDKMVAAKNFQGGLMTLRQVVLAATDMHLHTDYDPDGPQSVLALSRAVNDRMHVLPQPQVSRWINTFSHIFAGGYSAGYYSYKWAEVLSADAYAAFEDAATEDTLRPEVGERFLREILQVGGSRPAIESFRAFRGREPSIEALLRHSGMADAVAS; translated from the coding sequence ATGGCGCAAGCGTCCGACCTCCCCTCTTCTTCCCCCCTGGCCGGCAATCCGCTCATGGACCTGTCGGGCCTGGCTCCGTTCGATGCCATCCGCCCGGAGCACATCACCCCCGCGATCACGGCCCTGATGGAGCGGGCGCAGCAGGCGGTGGACAAGCTGGAGGCCGACCAGGCGGCGGATGCGCCGGCCACCTGGCAAAGCGTGGTCGAGACGCTGGATGAAGGCACCGAAGGGCTGTCGCGGGCCTGGAGCGTGGTCGGACACCTGAACTCGGTGGCCGACACGCCGGAGCTGCGTGCCGCCTACGGCGAGAACCTGCCGCGCGTGACCGAGTTCTGGGCCGGCCTGGGCCAGAACCAGGCGCTGTACGAACGCTACAAGAAGCTGGCGGCGGGCAAGGAATTCCAGCACCAGACGCCGGCCCGCAAGAAGCTGATCGAGAACGAGCTGCGGGGCTTTCGCCTGGGCGGCGCCGAACTGCCCGAGGCCGCCAAGCCGCGCTTCGCCGAGATTCAGGAGCAGCAGGCCACGCAGTCCAAGGCCTTCTCCGACCACGTGCTGGATGCCACCAATACCTACGCGCTGATCGTGCGCGACGAGGCCGAACTGGCCGGCCTGCCCGACGACGTGAAGGAAGCGGCGCGCGAGGCCGCCAGGAAGGCGCCGGCCAAGGAAGGCGAGGCCCGGGACGACACGCCGGCCTGGAAATTCACCCTGCACTTCCCCTCGTATTTCCCGGTGCTGCAATACGCCGACAACCGCGCGCTGCGCGAAACCATGTACAAGGCGCACGTGACACGCGCCTCGGAACTGGGCCCCGAGTACGGCCAGGGCCAGGCCGAGTGGGACAACACGGCCATCATGCTGGACCTGCTGCGCCTGCGCCGCGAAGAAGCCGGCCTGCTGGGCTATGCCAACTACGGCGAGGTGTCGCTGGTGCCCAAGATGGCCGACACCCCCGAGCAGGTGCAGAAGTTCCTGGCCGAGCTGGCCGAGCGCGCCCATCCCTACGCCGAACGCGACCTGCGCGAGCTGCGGGAATTCGCCGCCGCCGAACTGGGCCTGGGCGAACTCGAACCCTGGGACATCGCCTACGCGTCCGAGAAACTGCGCCAGGCGCGCTATGCCTTCTCGGAAAACGAGGTCAAGCAATACTTCCCCGAGCCCAAGGTGCTGGCTGGCCTGTTCAAGGTGATCGAGACGCTGTTCTCGGTCCGCATCCGCCCCGACAGCGCCCCGGCCTGGCACCCCGACGTGCGTTTCTTCCGCGTCGAATCGGCCGCCGGCACCCTCCTCGCCCAGTTCTACCTGGATCTGTACGCGCGCGACGGCAAGCGCGGCGGCGCATGGATGGACGACGCCCGCACCCGCTATCGCCGCCCAGGTGGCCAACTGCAGACGCCGGTGGCCTATCTGGTCTGCAATTTCACGCCGCCCAGCGGCGGCAAACCCTCGCTGTTCACGCACGACGAGGTCATCACCCTGTTCCACGAATGCGGCCACGGCCTGCACCACATGCTTACGCAGATGGAAGACCTGGGCGTGTCGGGCATCAACGGCGTGGAGTGGGATGCGGTCGAGCTGCCCAGCCAGTTCATGGAGAACTTCTGCTGGGAATGGGCGGTGCTGGAGCAGATGACCGCGCACGCGGAAACCGGCGCCCCCCTGCCACGTACCCTGTACGACAAGATGGTGGCCGCCAAGAATTTCCAGGGCGGCCTGATGACGCTGCGCCAGGTCGTGCTGGCCGCCACCGACATGCACCTGCACACCGACTACGATCCGGACGGCCCGCAAAGCGTGCTGGCCCTGTCGCGCGCGGTGAACGATCGCATGCACGTCCTGCCCCAGCCGCAAGTCTCGCGCTGGATCAACACCTTCAGCCACATCTTCGCCGGCGGCTACTCGGCCGGCTACTACAGCTACAAGTGGGCCGAAGTGTTGTCGGCGGACGCCTACGCGGCTTTCGAGGATGCCGCCACCGAGGACACGCTAAGGCCCGAGGTGGGGGAACGTTTCTTGCGGGAGATCCTGCAAGTAGGCGGCAGCCGGCCCGCGATCGAGTCGTTCCGCGCCTTCCGCGGACGAGAGCCCAGCATCGAGGCCCTGCTGCGTCACAGCGGAATGGCCGACGCCGTCGCGTCCTGA
- a CDS encoding hemin-degrading factor — MTAPLLWQRYLALKAEQPKLRMRDAAARIGASEGELVAADPSATRLKPDWSALLGGLKAAGPLLALTRNEAAVHEKTGVYDHVQIEGRMGLALNPEIDLRLFLSQWRHAYAVAGERPSLQVFDQQGEAVHKIYVVEGTDRAAFEALLAAQADRAQAVTPEPRPATERKADQDVDVEAFRQEWRELRDTHEFFGLLRRHGVERTQALRLAPPEFAQQVGVGAVDAVLNSAAGSGLSIMVFVGNAGCVQIHTGPVHRIAPMGPWLNVLDPGFNLHLRMDLFTEAWLVRKPTVDGIVTSLECYDAEGSLIVQFFGERKPGKPELAAWTALADGLAAIAPGTPRPAA, encoded by the coding sequence ATGACAGCACCCCTCCTCTGGCAACGTTACCTGGCCCTCAAGGCCGAGCAGCCCAAGCTGCGCATGCGCGACGCGGCCGCCCGCATCGGCGCCAGCGAAGGCGAACTCGTCGCCGCCGACCCGTCCGCGACCCGGCTCAAGCCCGACTGGAGCGCGTTGCTGGGTGGACTGAAGGCGGCCGGGCCGCTGCTGGCGCTGACCCGCAACGAGGCCGCCGTCCACGAGAAGACCGGGGTCTACGACCACGTCCAGATCGAAGGCAGGATGGGGCTGGCCCTGAACCCCGAAATCGACCTGCGCCTGTTCCTGTCGCAGTGGCGGCACGCCTACGCCGTGGCCGGCGAGCGCCCCAGCCTGCAGGTGTTCGACCAGCAGGGCGAGGCGGTGCACAAGATCTACGTGGTCGAGGGCACTGACCGCGCCGCGTTCGAGGCCCTGCTGGCGGCGCAGGCCGACCGCGCGCAGGCCGTCACGCCGGAGCCGCGGCCCGCAACCGAGCGCAAGGCCGACCAGGACGTCGACGTCGAGGCCTTCCGCCAGGAATGGCGCGAACTGCGCGACACCCATGAATTCTTCGGCCTGCTGCGGCGGCATGGCGTCGAACGCACGCAGGCGCTGCGGCTGGCGCCGCCCGAGTTCGCGCAGCAGGTGGGCGTCGGCGCCGTGGATGCCGTGCTGAACTCGGCCGCCGGATCGGGCCTGTCCATCATGGTGTTCGTGGGCAATGCCGGATGCGTGCAGATCCACACCGGGCCGGTCCACCGCATCGCGCCCATGGGCCCCTGGCTGAACGTGCTGGACCCGGGCTTCAACCTGCACCTGCGCATGGACTTGTTCACCGAGGCCTGGCTGGTGCGCAAGCCTACCGTGGACGGCATCGTGACCTCGCTGGAATGCTATGACGCCGAGGGCTCGCTGATCGTGCAGTTCTTCGGCGAACGCAAGCCCGGCAAGCCCGAGCTGGCGGCGTGGACCGCGCTGGCCGACGGACTGGCCGCCATCGCGCCGGGCACGCCCCGGCCCGCGGCATGA
- a CDS encoding FMN-binding negative transcriptional regulator — translation MYLPPHFEQTDTDRIRDLIRTCPLGMLVAAGPQGLDANHLPFILDPDRGPHGTLLCHVARANPVWRELADSQAESLAVFQGPSAYVSPSLYETKRTTHEVVPTYNYAVVHAHGRIIVHDDPRWVAGVVGRLTRMFEQGRDAPWKMSDAPPAFLEERLSAIVGLEMPIARLQAKWKMSQNRNEADRRGVVAGLDASGRDGDRAVAAVMKAAEKASPAD, via the coding sequence ATGTATTTGCCGCCGCATTTCGAGCAGACCGACACGGACAGGATCCGCGACCTGATACGCACCTGTCCGCTCGGCATGCTGGTTGCGGCGGGACCGCAGGGGCTGGATGCCAATCACCTGCCCTTCATCCTCGACCCCGACCGCGGTCCGCACGGCACCCTGCTGTGCCACGTGGCGCGAGCCAATCCGGTCTGGCGGGAACTGGCTGATTCCCAGGCCGAGAGCCTGGCCGTCTTCCAGGGTCCCAGCGCCTACGTATCGCCCAGCCTGTACGAAACCAAGCGCACGACCCACGAAGTCGTGCCCACCTACAACTACGCCGTCGTGCACGCCCATGGACGGATCATCGTGCATGACGATCCGCGCTGGGTGGCGGGCGTGGTGGGCCGGCTGACGCGCATGTTCGAGCAGGGACGCGACGCCCCGTGGAAGATGAGCGACGCGCCGCCCGCCTTCCTGGAAGAAAGGCTGTCGGCCATCGTCGGGCTGGAAATGCCCATCGCGCGTCTGCAGGCCAAGTGGAAGATGAGCCAGAACCGCAACGAGGCCGACCGGCGGGGCGTGGTGGCGGGCCTGGACGCGTCCGGGCGGGACGGGGACAGGGCCGTGGCGGCGGTGATGAAAGCAGCGGAAAAAGCCTCGCCGGCAGACTAG
- a CDS encoding helix-turn-helix domain-containing protein — protein MDIGSAIRYLREKLGLKLEAVAMEVGTDAGNLSRIETGKQKPSIVRLENIARAMNVGVTDLYALVENVRVVPATSELRDGDELPYSDDTRALRRSFAALNARNRKLVIEFAKLLNRVEKEEQANPSKEGPPLSP, from the coding sequence ATGGACATCGGTTCGGCGATCAGATACCTGCGCGAAAAACTCGGGCTCAAGCTCGAGGCCGTCGCCATGGAAGTCGGAACCGATGCCGGCAATCTGTCCCGCATCGAGACCGGTAAGCAGAAGCCGTCCATCGTCCGGCTGGAGAACATCGCCCGCGCCATGAACGTGGGCGTGACCGATCTGTATGCCTTGGTGGAAAATGTCCGCGTGGTTCCCGCCACCTCCGAACTGCGCGATGGCGACGAACTTCCCTACTCCGACGATACCCGCGCCCTGCGCCGCAGCTTCGCCGCGCTGAACGCGCGCAACCGCAAGCTGGTGATCGAATTCGCCAAGCTGCTGAACCGTGTGGAAAAGGAAGAACAGGCCAACCCTTCCAAGGAAGGACCGCCCCTCTCGCCTTGA